The following DNA comes from Verrucomicrobiota bacterium.
CATAACCGCCGCCCCGACTGGTTCCCAAGCGCCTTTCTCCAACTCCAGGTTCCTGAACACCTGGTAGCGCTTCCCCGCCACGCTCTGCCAGACAATCGTCGTGCCGTTCGCCGAGACGCTGGCACGTTCAATTCGAAGCACGGAGAGCCGGTTGGTTGGATCGGTCCCCGCGACCCATTCACGATTATTGCTGAAGTTATCTCCGTCCGGATCCGCGGAGGGTGCGGCTTCGGCGGCGGTGAAGCGCGGGAAATACCGCCGCTGAAACGAATCGTCCAGGCCGTCGAAGTTGTCGTCCGAAAAAGCGGGCAAGATTTCCAGAAAGCCATTCGCGTAAGCGATGTTCGTGCCCTGCTGCACAATGAAACTGCGCAAACCCGGCGTGGCATTGCGGTCCACGCTGATCGCGATGGAGAGGAGATTCAGGCTGGGGCGGACATTTGGGAACGCGTCGCGAACAAAGCTGGCCGGCCCCAGCATCAAACCGCCGCCGGTGACGGTGAGCGTGGCGCCGGTCGATGGAAAACCAGGCGAATACACGCCGATGACCAGATTGCCCTGCCCCACGCGGATCATGGCCGGTGAGTTAATCGCCGCCAGCTCATCCTGCTCCCGGGCTGCCGGACGCAGACGGGCGATTAGAAACCCTGGTTCCCCTTTCAGCACGCTAAAATCAACTTCGTTGGTGATCCCCGGAGCAACGCCGGTCGTTTTGTTGGCCGTGGGAAGAAAACTCGTTTCTGCATTCGCGAAGCGCCGCCCGATGTCGGCCCCAGAGACCAACCGGACCGCCGGATTGGCCAGCAGAGAGTAAAGCGGGGTCGCTCGCACCTGGTAGTTTCCCGGCGCCAGAGCGGGAAGCACATAACGGCCATCCGGCTCCGTGACCGTGCCGGAAACAATGTTGCCGGCGGCATCCTCAGCCACCACGCACGCCCCAAAGACGACATTCCCGTCCGTGATGACGCGGCCTTGGAGCGCCCCAAGCCGATTGAGTTGTCCGACGGGTTCACGTCGGCTTCCGATGAAACGAGGCCGGCGTCCTCGAATCGAAGGCTCGTTCCGGGGACGCTTTGCCATTGATCGAAGCTGACGCGAACCGCCGTCAATTCGGCGGCGGTGTTGGTGGTGGAGTACGCCGCCGTCCCCAGAAAGTAGCGGATCGCTTGACTGGATGGATTGATGACGTTCGTGTGAATCGCGGTCTCGGCTGAGAGGAGCGGCCAGCGCCGGGTCTGTCCGGACGAATCCGTGTTGACGACGAAGG
Coding sequences within:
- a CDS encoding carboxypeptidase regulatory-like domain-containing protein, coding for MAKRPRNEPSIRGRRPRFIGSRREPVGQLNRLGALQGRVITDGNVVFGACVVAEDAAGNIVSGTVTEPDGRYVLPALAPGNYQVRATPLYSLLANPAVRLVSGADIGRRFANAETSFLPTANKTTGVAPGITNEVDFSVLKGEPGFLIARLRPAAREQDELAAINSPAMIRVGQGNLVIGVYSPGFPSTGATLTVTGGGLMLGPASFVRDAFPNVRPSLNLLSIAISVDRNATPGLRSFIVQQGTNIAYANGFLEILPAFSDDNFDGLDDSFQRRYFPRFTAAEAAPSADPDGDNFSNNREWVAGTDPTNRLSVLRIERASVSANGTTIVWQSVAGKRYQVFRNLELEKGAWEPVGAAVMAAGPSAQFLDSSSAIGARFYRVQVRP